The sequence below is a genomic window from bacterium 336/3.
TTCGAATTTTGATACCTTTTGTATTTGGAGTGTTAGTTATCGCACCCATATACATATTCCTTTTACAATACTATTATAAAAGAGAGCAAGAATATGTTCCTAATCCTGCCCATTTGTGGTTTTTAGGGAATATTTTTGTGTATGTAATCATATTATCTCCTTTATTCTTTTACTTAAAAAATAATGAAAGAGCAATCCAATTTGTAAAAAAAGCATTTGTACACCCATTGGGACTATTGAGTGTGTTTATCTTTTTTATTATAGAAGTTTTAATGGTAAAACCTGCTATCTATGAGCTATACGTAATGACATGGCATGGTTTTTTCTTGGGGCTGATAGCTTTTTTATTTGGTTTTTGTTTTGCCATGTGTGGAACTTCTTTTTGGGATACACTTGTGAAATGGAAATGGGTATGGATAATTTTGGCAACAGCTTTGTACATTTATAGGATTTTTCAACCTTTTATGAAAGTGTCAGATGTACAGTTGGTTATAGAGTCAAATTTATGGATTTATACTGTTTTAGCTTTTAGTTATCAGTATCTAAACAAACCAAGTAAAAAATTGATTTATTTAAGTGAAGCTGTTTATCCCATGTATATCACTCACATGATTTTTCTTGGAGTAGGTTGTTTGCTGATACTGCCACTAAATATGGTAGTTTATTTAAAATTCTTCTTTATTTTATTTTTTACAGTAGCAGGCAGCTTTATAAGTTATGAATTTTTGATAAAAAGATTGATTGTACTTCGTTTCTTATTTGGTTTAAGCATCAAAAAAGAAATGAGAAAAGAGAAAGTTGTACAATAAAAGAAGAAGGAGATTATGGTAAACAATCTCCTTCTAATAATTGCATTTGAGCGTTAAAAAGTCCAACCCACTTACCTCCAGAAACATTACAATCGGCATCTGCTCCGATATTGGGTGTGAGTCTTCCATCGCCTTTGTCGTAAGCTTTGGTTGCTCTAAATTGTATATTGCCATTGGCTAAAATACTAATAGGGTTGGGGTTATTATCTTCAGGACGTAAAGTATTGGTTTTTCCATCATTGAGTTTGCAACCAATAAAAGTGGCAGCCTCTACATTACCATTTTGGGCATTGAGGCGAGCTAAAAAAGTGATT
It includes:
- a CDS encoding acyltransferase; amino-acid sequence: MSQIHQRRHDIDWLRVIAIGLLLVYHTSIVFQPWGTMVGFMTNIPSWETLWVPMAMLNVWRIPLLFFVSGMGVYFSIQNRDFKQLLTERTIRILIPFVFGVLVIAPIYIFLLQYYYKREQEYVPNPAHLWFLGNIFVYVIILSPLFFYLKNNERAIQFVKKAFVHPLGLLSVFIFFIIEVLMVKPAIYELYVMTWHGFFLGLIAFLFGFCFAMCGTSFWDTLVKWKWVWIILATALYIYRIFQPFMKVSDVQLVIESNLWIYTVLAFSYQYLNKPSKKLIYLSEAVYPMYITHMIFLGVGCLLILPLNMVVYLKFFFILFFTVAGSFISYEFLIKRLIVLRFLFGLSIKKEMRKEKVVQ